The following coding sequences are from one Granulicella sp. L56 window:
- a CDS encoding energy transducer TonB yields the protein MPFFLDTQETVQRFGSAIAEFRSLLDTNHIRHGSADDLFEFTRTLESSNQFRMDLSALVKSVVRKEREGLLLTDMMSIIAASVGGRSVTDTTADLTQPTNTLMEFLLGTGCWKQFGSPSRPISQRAVLPPKPVVRTEEPEPIRISLPASPAKSAAEVPEDKASLLEISNELRQTLSRLESNTQQVKLHLDSIEQRIGKMEPSPIALSANKSAGLEPLQRRGTADAVAPDVVMPVAEEVPAIDPPLPTRGRAIFFGPTHLDEPRTDEDDDFSSPTFEYGTEKRRRIVPVVIFIVLAAIAAAAFFYIHSARGQALLARFQGDRSHLNSSPPPATSAPAVTAPSPALTADGASPAPPSSTSQLATAVGTAAATSTPSTAFDGANSNVSSDTHPISDSPKLRYVPANVMAGYLLSAPRPEYPAQALRDHLEGQVALQATISRSGAIKTLHVIKGPSSLQSAAVAAVRTWRYRPYSVDGQPQDVATTVYVDFTLRPPPVIVH from the coding sequence ATGCCTTTCTTTTTAGACACGCAGGAGACGGTCCAGCGCTTTGGAAGCGCTATCGCGGAGTTTCGTTCGCTGCTCGACACGAATCACATCCGTCATGGATCGGCCGACGATCTCTTCGAATTTACAAGGACGCTCGAAAGCAGCAACCAGTTTCGAATGGACCTCTCGGCGCTGGTTAAATCCGTCGTGAGGAAGGAGAGGGAAGGGTTGCTGCTCACCGATATGATGAGCATCATCGCGGCCTCTGTTGGCGGTCGGTCCGTTACAGATACAACTGCCGACCTCACCCAGCCGACGAACACGCTGATGGAGTTCCTGTTGGGCACCGGATGTTGGAAGCAGTTCGGCTCACCTTCGCGACCAATCTCTCAACGCGCAGTGCTACCTCCTAAGCCGGTCGTTCGTACTGAAGAGCCTGAGCCCATCCGGATTTCCCTCCCTGCTTCGCCTGCTAAGAGTGCGGCCGAAGTGCCTGAAGACAAAGCCAGCTTACTTGAGATCTCCAACGAACTTCGCCAGACGCTCTCTCGTCTCGAGAGCAATACACAGCAGGTCAAGCTTCACCTGGATTCCATTGAACAGCGAATCGGCAAAATGGAGCCGTCTCCAATTGCTCTTTCTGCAAATAAATCGGCGGGGCTCGAACCTCTCCAGCGTCGTGGCACGGCGGATGCTGTTGCGCCCGATGTCGTGATGCCCGTTGCCGAAGAGGTTCCCGCGATTGACCCGCCACTGCCAACTCGAGGTCGGGCCATATTCTTCGGTCCAACTCATCTCGACGAACCTCGGACGGACGAAGATGACGACTTCTCCTCACCGACTTTCGAGTATGGCACCGAGAAAAGACGGCGCATTGTTCCCGTTGTAATCTTTATCGTTCTGGCTGCAATCGCCGCTGCTGCTTTTTTCTACATTCACTCGGCACGGGGTCAGGCACTCTTGGCACGTTTTCAAGGGGATCGATCCCATCTCAACAGTTCCCCTCCACCGGCCACGTCTGCACCCGCAGTTACTGCCCCATCACCAGCTTTAACCGCAGATGGCGCATCGCCTGCGCCTCCTTCATCAACAAGCCAGCTCGCCACTGCTGTTGGTACAGCCGCAGCCACGTCGACGCCTTCGACCGCATTCGATGGCGCCAACTCCAACGTTTCATCCGATACTCACCCCATCTCCGATAGTCCAAAGCTCAGATATGTCCCCGCGAACGTCATGGCAGGGTATCTGCTCTCGGCACCGCGGCCCGAGTATCCAGCTCAAGCTCTAAGGGATCACCTTGAGGGACAAGTTGCGCTGCAAGCCACCATATCGAGGTCTGGAGCGATTAAAACTTTGCATGTCATCAAGGGGCCTTCCTCTCTGCAAAGCGCGGCGGTCGCTGCCGTGCGTACGTGGCGATACAGACCGTATTCTGTCGATGGGCAGCCCCAGGACGTTGCGACTACAGTCTATGTCGATTTCACTTTGAGGCCGCCGCCTGTGATCGTTCATTAG
- a CDS encoding response regulator transcription factor, translating to MNPLLMIDDDIELCTLLTERLAEEGFVLHAVHNGRDGLERAIGGGHSLVILDVMLPRMGGMEVLRELRMHSSVPVLMLTARGDDIDRIIGLEVGADDYLPKPFNPRELVARIKAILRRLDDRRAGRDSCTAGDITIDIALREAWVAGKSVQLTTVEFALLEALVRNAGRALTRDYLTDAALGRKLGAFDRSIDVHISNLRKKLDIYGDVERIKTIRGSGYLLAPRSSGEEL from the coding sequence ATGAATCCGCTGCTGATGATCGACGACGATATAGAACTCTGCACTCTGCTCACCGAGCGGCTTGCCGAAGAGGGATTCGTCCTGCATGCCGTACACAATGGGAGAGATGGATTGGAGCGCGCCATCGGCGGCGGCCATTCCCTCGTCATTCTCGACGTGATGTTGCCGCGAATGGGAGGAATGGAGGTGCTCAGAGAGTTGCGGATGCATTCCTCAGTCCCAGTCCTTATGCTGACGGCCCGTGGAGATGACATCGACCGCATCATCGGGCTTGAGGTGGGAGCAGACGATTACTTGCCCAAGCCGTTTAACCCACGAGAACTGGTCGCCCGTATCAAGGCAATTCTGCGGCGACTGGATGATCGGCGAGCAGGGCGGGACAGCTGTACCGCAGGAGATATCACCATCGACATTGCGCTGAGAGAGGCGTGGGTCGCTGGCAAATCGGTGCAGTTGACAACCGTTGAATTCGCTCTACTTGAGGCATTGGTCCGGAACGCAGGACGAGCACTCACTCGCGATTATCTGACCGATGCTGCTCTGGGAAGAAAGCTGGGAGCATTCGATCGCTCGATCGATGTACACATCAGCAACCTCCGAAAGAAGCTGGACATTTACGGCGACGTCGAGCGCATCAAGACCATTCGAGGCAGTGGATATCTCCTGGCGCCA
- a CDS encoding carboxypeptidase regulatory-like domain-containing protein, translating into MQLLRHHLAVIVFTFAALTTTSAQQTVNNASLSGRVIDPSGAVIANAQITATQTATNISRTISTSKDGRFRFPYLSLGTYNVHVHQQGFAEADRSITLTVGADFDLQIALPLAGTQTSVNVSSQSMLLETNRSEVANTISPHEIENLSLLGRNFLDLALLVPGVSPTNTASTQLFAETSAVPGQGISIGSQRNFSNSFVVDGLSANDDAAGLTGTFYGLDVVREFQVVTSGGQAEFGRALGGYINMVTKSGTNALHGSLYGYLRNQRLNADNALSQSKLPITQAQYGASLAGPILRNRTFYFTNFERKQLNQDGLITIAPANVAAINSRLQTIGYQGPQITTGLYSNPVHTNNFFARIDHHLNDRDQLSARYSLYEVDSKNSRGVGGLSAISAAAALHDIDQTIAVSNIFTLSPRTVNETRGQFTRSNLTALPNDATGPAVSISGVASFGTLSASPTGRLDYLYEVVDNLSHQAGSHSLRAGVDFLFNDLTITFPMSNRGSYSFSSLNNFLNDTYNNSGYTQSFGNPLVPQTNPNLGLYVQDEWKLARSLTLNAGLRYDLQFLKSIATDTNNISPRIGFAWSPHRTTVVRGSYGLFYDRVPLRPLSNALQSSNNTTNINSSTFVTVSVSPTQTGAPTFPNILTTLPTGVLVNFTTMDPHIQNAYSEQASLEVEQQLSASSNLSLSYQHLRGLHLLASVNQNTPTCIATGNNNGCRPNAAYGNNKQYQSAGDSYYDGLSVSFQQKPTRWGAYRISYNWSKAIDDVGEFFFSSPINNFDIAEDRGLSDDDQRNRLVFDGTIHTAMQPSHGLWSHVTSGFLLSTMLQYYTPSPFNITTGTNSIQGTTLRPCVSGIANCTQALPGTVIARNAGVGFNFFNMNTRLSRTFPLGDRFRLEAIAEAFNALNHRNDLIPNGTFGTGTYPNAANSSFGHATAVGDPRQVQLAARLTF; encoded by the coding sequence GTGCAGCTTCTCAGGCATCACCTTGCAGTCATCGTCTTCACCTTTGCCGCTCTCACAACCACCAGTGCGCAGCAGACCGTGAACAACGCTTCTCTCAGCGGACGCGTCATCGATCCGTCCGGCGCTGTCATCGCCAACGCGCAGATCACAGCAACCCAGACGGCAACCAATATTTCGCGCACGATCTCAACCAGCAAAGACGGGCGTTTTCGCTTCCCTTATCTCTCCCTCGGCACTTATAACGTCCACGTCCACCAACAAGGCTTCGCAGAAGCCGACCGTTCCATCACCCTGACCGTCGGTGCGGACTTCGATCTGCAAATTGCGCTCCCTCTGGCCGGAACCCAGACCTCAGTTAACGTATCCAGCCAGTCCATGCTTCTCGAAACCAACCGCAGCGAAGTTGCCAACACCATCTCTCCGCACGAGATCGAGAACCTCTCCCTGCTGGGCCGAAACTTCCTCGACCTGGCTCTCCTCGTTCCCGGTGTCTCACCCACCAACACCGCCAGTACGCAGCTCTTCGCCGAAACCTCCGCCGTCCCCGGGCAGGGAATCTCCATCGGCAGTCAGCGCAACTTCTCCAACAGCTTCGTCGTCGATGGCCTCTCCGCCAATGATGACGCCGCGGGACTCACCGGAACCTTCTACGGACTCGACGTCGTGCGCGAGTTTCAGGTCGTCACCTCCGGCGGTCAGGCCGAGTTCGGCCGCGCACTCGGCGGCTACATCAACATGGTCACCAAGAGCGGCACCAATGCGCTCCACGGCAGCCTCTACGGCTATCTGCGCAACCAGCGCCTCAACGCCGACAATGCGCTCTCACAAAGTAAGCTGCCCATCACGCAAGCCCAATACGGAGCCAGCCTCGCAGGCCCCATCCTGCGCAACCGTACCTTCTACTTCACCAACTTCGAACGCAAGCAGCTCAATCAGGACGGACTCATCACCATCGCGCCCGCCAACGTCGCCGCCATCAACAGCCGTCTCCAAACCATCGGCTACCAGGGCCCGCAGATCACGACTGGCCTCTACTCAAACCCGGTCCACACAAATAACTTCTTTGCCAGGATCGATCATCACCTCAACGACCGCGACCAGCTCAGCGCGCGTTACAGCCTCTACGAAGTGGACAGTAAGAACTCGCGCGGCGTCGGCGGGCTAAGCGCCATCAGCGCTGCGGCTGCGCTTCACGATATCGACCAGACCATCGCCGTCAGTAATATCTTCACCCTCTCTCCCCGAACCGTAAACGAAACCCGCGGCCAGTTCACTCGAAGTAACCTCACAGCGTTGCCCAACGACGCCACTGGCCCTGCCGTCAGCATCTCCGGCGTCGCCTCCTTCGGCACACTCTCCGCCTCTCCCACAGGCCGCCTCGACTACCTCTACGAAGTAGTCGACAATCTCTCTCATCAGGCAGGCAGCCATTCGCTCCGCGCTGGCGTGGACTTCCTCTTCAACGACCTCACCATCACCTTCCCCATGTCCAACCGTGGAAGCTACTCCTTCTCTTCGCTCAATAATTTTCTCAACGACACCTACAACAACTCGGGCTACACCCAATCCTTCGGCAACCCCCTCGTGCCGCAGACCAACCCCAATCTCGGCCTCTATGTGCAGGATGAATGGAAGCTCGCGCGATCCCTCACGCTCAACGCTGGTCTCCGCTACGATCTGCAATTTCTCAAATCCATCGCCACGGACACCAACAACATCTCGCCAAGGATAGGCTTCGCCTGGTCACCACATCGCACTACTGTAGTTCGCGGAAGCTACGGACTCTTCTACGATCGTGTTCCCCTGCGTCCGCTCTCAAACGCGCTCCAGTCGAGCAACAACACGACCAACATCAACAGCTCCACTTTCGTTACCGTCAGCGTTTCGCCGACTCAAACCGGAGCGCCCACCTTCCCCAACATTCTCACAACACTCCCCACGGGTGTTCTGGTCAACTTCACCACGATGGACCCGCATATCCAGAACGCCTACTCCGAGCAGGCCAGCCTCGAAGTCGAACAGCAGCTAAGCGCCAGCAGCAATCTCAGCCTCAGCTACCAACATCTGCGCGGCCTCCATCTGCTTGCCTCCGTCAACCAGAACACGCCCACCTGCATTGCCACCGGCAACAACAACGGCTGCCGTCCCAACGCCGCCTACGGCAACAATAAGCAGTACCAGTCCGCCGGAGACTCCTACTACGACGGGCTCTCCGTCTCCTTCCAGCAAAAGCCAACGCGCTGGGGAGCTTACCGCATCTCCTACAACTGGTCGAAGGCAATCGACGACGTAGGAGAATTTTTCTTCAGTTCACCCATCAACAATTTCGATATCGCCGAAGACCGTGGCCTCTCCGACGACGATCAGCGCAATCGCCTCGTCTTCGACGGCACCATCCATACTGCGATGCAGCCATCCCACGGACTTTGGAGCCACGTCACCAGCGGCTTCCTGCTCAGCACCATGCTCCAGTACTACACCCCTTCGCCCTTCAACATCACCACCGGAACCAATAGCATTCAGGGCACAACCCTGCGCCCCTGCGTATCCGGCATCGCCAACTGCACCCAGGCGCTGCCCGGAACCGTCATCGCACGCAACGCCGGAGTTGGCTTCAACTTCTTCAACATGAACACTCGCCTTAGCCGCACCTTTCCCCTGGGAGACCGCTTCCGTCTCGAAGCCATCGCAGAAGCCTTCAACGCACTCAACCATCGCAACGACCTCATTCCGAACGGAACCTTCGGAACCGGCACTTACCCCAACGCAGCCAACTCCAGCTTCGGCCATGCCACCGCTGTCGGCGATCCGCGGCAGGTTCAACTCGCAGCCCGCCTGACTTTCTAA
- a CDS encoding sialidase family protein, with the protein MTRSISTNRLVAISLTIVAVLVIAFFLWRHTRPLIQTGHQAFVFEAHPHALGIEAKRPVVAATVTGGLYLLAVEDSALTLRMSHDSGEHWMPATSLSTPGNTVNTSAENAPQLVAHGMYAFALWQQKGAADQTQLVEARSTGMGTAPPLSTIVTDKPAADKSYSGFATLAVAPNGDVYAAWLDGRDNTSASTGTFNVYLARSTDRGATFHHNVKVATLACPCCRPSVAIAADGTVYVAYRHVYGDNERDIAVAASADHGAHFGPPVRVANDHWKLFGCPESGPVTAAQGNKLIVAWYTATGEHPGIRMAASHDGGQTFSKEISVSEGVENANHPYLSMADDGTIALVFSGRQATKGGDWNSLTPYALRIDTSGHVSDTTHVPADASGERYPTAGLSPDGDIYVVWSGTDATHASLIRGTSH; encoded by the coding sequence ATGACCAGAAGCATCTCGACAAATCGCCTCGTTGCAATCAGCCTCACCATCGTCGCGGTGCTGGTCATCGCGTTCTTCCTCTGGCGGCACACACGCCCTCTCATCCAAACCGGGCATCAGGCGTTCGTCTTCGAGGCCCATCCACACGCTCTCGGCATCGAAGCAAAACGTCCCGTCGTCGCCGCCACCGTCACTGGCGGACTCTATCTCCTTGCCGTAGAAGACAGCGCACTCACCCTGCGCATGTCCCATGATAGCGGTGAACACTGGATGCCCGCCACCTCCCTCAGCACACCGGGCAACACTGTAAACACCTCCGCCGAAAACGCCCCGCAACTGGTCGCACACGGCATGTACGCCTTCGCGCTTTGGCAGCAAAAAGGCGCAGCCGATCAAACACAACTCGTCGAAGCTCGCTCCACGGGCATGGGCACAGCGCCACCACTCTCCACTATCGTCACTGACAAGCCAGCAGCGGACAAATCCTACTCCGGCTTCGCAACTTTAGCCGTAGCTCCCAACGGTGACGTCTACGCCGCATGGCTTGATGGCCGCGACAATACTTCAGCCTCAACTGGCACCTTCAACGTCTACCTCGCCCGGTCCACCGATCGTGGCGCGACCTTCCACCACAATGTAAAAGTAGCCACCCTCGCCTGTCCCTGCTGCCGCCCCTCTGTCGCTATTGCAGCCGATGGCACCGTGTATGTTGCCTACCGTCACGTCTATGGCGACAACGAGCGCGACATCGCCGTCGCCGCCTCGGCCGATCACGGCGCGCACTTTGGCCCACCCGTCCGCGTCGCCAACGATCATTGGAAGCTCTTCGGCTGCCCGGAATCCGGCCCGGTCACAGCAGCACAAGGCAACAAGCTCATCGTAGCGTGGTACACAGCCACAGGCGAACACCCCGGTATCCGCATGGCCGCTTCGCATGACGGCGGCCAAACCTTCTCGAAGGAAATCTCCGTCAGCGAAGGCGTCGAAAACGCAAACCACCCATACCTCTCCATGGCCGACGACGGCACCATCGCCCTCGTCTTCTCAGGCCGCCAGGCAACAAAAGGCGGCGACTGGAACAGCCTCACACCCTACGCTCTCCGCATCGACACGAGTGGTCACGTCTCAGACACAACTCACGTTCCGGCTGATGCCTCCGGCGAACGCTACCCCACCGCCGGCCTCTCTCCCGACGGCGATATCTATGTCGTCTGGAGCGGAACTGATGCAACCCACGCCTCGCTCATCCGCGGCACCTCGCATTAG
- a CDS encoding Spy/CpxP family protein refolding chaperone, producing the protein MKRKTFWIVIVVVVIVASAALARAAFKGGRGWCGPGWHRGGPLGHVARELHMSKAQVAETRSIVVAERPTLAGLLKELIGEAHQMADATVNGSFDENKVQAIAATEGNTFAKLMVEKELIKSRIYATVLDKSQRKSADEMQQHLLDRLDHVVTKMQRPIQ; encoded by the coding sequence ATGAAACGAAAAACTTTTTGGATAGTGATTGTGGTGGTAGTGATTGTTGCCAGCGCAGCCCTAGCGCGCGCAGCGTTCAAGGGAGGACGCGGCTGGTGCGGGCCCGGCTGGCACCGTGGCGGACCACTGGGCCATGTGGCCCGCGAACTCCACATGAGCAAGGCACAGGTCGCCGAGACCCGCTCGATTGTTGTTGCCGAACGCCCGACGCTAGCCGGGTTGCTCAAAGAACTGATTGGCGAGGCTCATCAAATGGCGGACGCAACCGTCAACGGATCGTTTGATGAAAACAAGGTTCAAGCCATTGCGGCCACAGAGGGCAATACCTTCGCAAAGTTGATGGTAGAGAAAGAGCTGATCAAATCGCGAATCTATGCCACGGTGCTCGATAAAAGTCAGCGCAAATCGGCGGATGAGATGCAGCAGCACTTGCTCGACAGGCTTGACCATGTCGTTACGAAAATGCAAAGGCCGATTCAGTAA
- a CDS encoding SGNH/GDSL hydrolase family protein: MQTRPRTIALLLCASFMLPAAVAQATKIPASNNILETIEWTWAAKPDAPDPALPNVLLLGDSITRGYYPEVTKLLAGRANCYLFATSAASGDPRLIHQVADYFAMMPLKFTVIHFNNGMHGWKYTEAAYGSSLPQLVETLRAKSHGAKLVWATTTPVHTADSGGATNPRIDQRNAESLRTMQRFHIAIDDQHALMAAHDDLHNGDVHYTEAGSAVQAKQVQQIVEKLLPAN, translated from the coding sequence ATGCAAACTCGTCCCCGCACGATCGCTCTTCTCCTCTGTGCCAGCTTCATGCTTCCGGCGGCCGTCGCTCAGGCTACAAAAATACCCGCATCCAATAACATTCTCGAAACCATCGAGTGGACGTGGGCGGCTAAGCCCGATGCCCCCGATCCTGCGCTGCCCAACGTCCTGCTCCTCGGCGACTCCATCACCCGTGGCTACTATCCCGAGGTCACAAAACTCCTCGCCGGACGCGCCAACTGCTATCTCTTCGCCACCTCCGCAGCCTCCGGCGATCCGCGCCTTATCCATCAGGTGGCCGACTACTTCGCAATGATGCCGCTGAAGTTTACCGTCATTCACTTCAACAATGGAATGCACGGATGGAAGTACACCGAAGCCGCCTATGGCAGTTCTCTTCCCCAATTGGTCGAAACGCTGCGCGCAAAATCGCACGGAGCAAAGCTGGTCTGGGCCACCACCACGCCAGTCCACACAGCCGATTCAGGCGGAGCCACCAACCCGCGCATCGATCAGCGCAACGCCGAATCTCTCCGCACCATGCAGCGCTTTCATATCGCCATAGACGACCAGCACGCTCTCATGGCTGCGCATGATGACCTTCACAACGGCGATGTCCACTACACCGAAGCAGGCAGCGCGGTACAGGCAAAACAAGTTCAACAGATCGTCGAAAAATTATTGCCAGCTAACTAA
- a CDS encoding sulfite reductase flavoprotein subunit alpha has product MSEVLEQEAKSAPAHAAKYTRNNPYFSTVTVNELLTAEGSEKETRHVELSLEDGMAYTPGDAVGILPENRPEAVAEALTALGFKGDERVLDHYKVEISLEEALRTRLGIGKLARGSVNQYAKLAPEIEGLKVMVGPEHKARAEEYCWGREFVDLATDFPGVVKDPQELFHVLQRLTPRMYSIASSQAMHNDNVQTTVRVVRYDAHGRNRQGVASGHLGDRAGVGIKMPIFLHANGNFRLPEDTSAPVIMIGPGTGIAPFRSFLEERQAKGEPGDNWLFFGEQREAMDFLYKEQLQGMHKDGVLTHLDTAFSRDQAKKVYVQDRMQEKAAELYAWLERGAYFYVCGDATRMAKDVETALLDVIARGSNGTLEHAAEYLATMKKQKRYQRDVY; this is encoded by the coding sequence ATGAGTGAGGTTTTGGAGCAGGAAGCTAAGTCAGCGCCGGCGCACGCGGCGAAGTACACACGCAATAACCCGTATTTTTCGACGGTTACTGTCAACGAGCTATTGACGGCTGAGGGATCGGAAAAAGAGACCCGGCATGTGGAGCTATCGCTCGAAGATGGCATGGCCTACACCCCCGGCGATGCGGTCGGGATCCTCCCCGAGAACCGCCCCGAGGCGGTTGCGGAGGCATTGACCGCTCTGGGCTTCAAGGGTGACGAGCGCGTGCTGGACCACTACAAGGTAGAGATTAGCCTCGAAGAGGCGCTGCGGACGCGGCTGGGCATCGGCAAGCTCGCACGCGGCAGCGTGAACCAGTATGCGAAGCTGGCACCCGAGATCGAAGGGCTGAAGGTGATGGTTGGCCCCGAGCACAAAGCCCGCGCTGAAGAATATTGCTGGGGTCGCGAGTTTGTGGATCTCGCCACGGACTTTCCCGGCGTCGTGAAAGATCCTCAGGAGCTGTTTCATGTGCTGCAGCGTTTGACGCCGCGCATGTACTCCATCGCGTCGAGCCAGGCGATGCACAACGACAATGTGCAGACCACGGTGCGCGTGGTGCGATACGACGCGCATGGCCGCAACCGTCAGGGCGTGGCCAGCGGACACCTCGGCGACCGCGCCGGCGTCGGCATCAAGATGCCGATCTTCCTTCATGCGAACGGAAACTTCCGGCTGCCGGAAGATACATCGGCCCCGGTGATCATGATCGGGCCGGGAACAGGAATTGCTCCCTTCCGCTCTTTTCTTGAAGAGCGGCAGGCGAAGGGTGAGCCTGGCGACAACTGGCTCTTCTTCGGCGAGCAGCGCGAGGCGATGGACTTTCTCTATAAGGAACAGCTGCAGGGAATGCACAAGGATGGTGTGTTGACGCATCTTGATACGGCATTTTCGCGCGATCAGGCGAAGAAGGTCTATGTGCAGGACCGTATGCAGGAGAAGGCTGCCGAGCTGTATGCATGGCTCGAGCGCGGCGCGTACTTCTATGTCTGCGGCGATGCGACGCGTATGGCGAAGGACGTAGAAACTGCTCTGCTCGATGTAATCGCCAGAGGATCGAACGGCACGCTTGAACATGCGGCAGAGTACCTCGCGACGATGAAGAAGCAGAAGCGCTATCAGAGGGATGTCTACTAG